In a single window of the Atlantibacter hermannii genome:
- the yaeB gene encoding methyltransferase, which produces MSQFCLEQIGVIRSPYKEKFAVPRQPGLVTSGGGELHLIPPYNNPDAVRGLEGFSHIWVIFIFHQTMEGGWHPTVRPPRLGGNARMGVFATRSTFRPNPVGMSLVSLDGIRCHKEEVVLKLGGLDLVDGTPVIDIKPYLPFAEALPEARAGYAQQAPDAAMPVFFAPDVQQQLRQLQPRYPHLEQFIREVLAQDPRPAYRKTEDPGKTYAVWLLDFNVRWRVTDTGCEVFALEAR; this is translated from the coding sequence ATGAGTCAGTTCTGCCTCGAGCAGATAGGCGTTATTCGTTCGCCCTATAAAGAGAAGTTCGCGGTCCCCCGTCAGCCTGGCCTTGTGACCAGCGGGGGCGGCGAACTTCATCTTATCCCGCCTTACAATAACCCCGATGCGGTGCGTGGCCTCGAAGGCTTCAGCCACATCTGGGTGATATTTATTTTCCATCAAACGATGGAAGGCGGCTGGCACCCTACCGTGCGTCCTCCCCGGCTGGGCGGCAATGCGCGGATGGGCGTCTTCGCGACCCGCTCCACCTTTCGACCTAACCCGGTCGGCATGTCGCTGGTGTCGCTAGACGGGATCCGCTGCCATAAAGAGGAAGTCGTACTGAAACTGGGCGGACTGGACCTGGTTGACGGTACGCCGGTTATTGATATCAAACCCTACTTGCCGTTCGCGGAAGCGCTGCCGGAAGCCCGCGCAGGTTATGCGCAACAGGCACCCGATGCGGCGATGCCTGTCTTTTTTGCTCCCGACGTGCAACAACAACTGCGCCAGCTTCAGCCGCGTTACCCGCACCTTGAACAGTTTATTCGGGAAGTCTTAGCCCAGGATCCGCGCCCGGCTTACCGTAAAACGGAAGATCCCGGGAAAACCTATGCGGTGTGGCTGCTGGATTTTAATGTCCGCTGGCGAGTCACTGATACCGGTTGCGAAGTGTTTGCCCTCGAAGCACGTTAA
- the rcsF gene encoding RcsF--phosphorelay glucose and zinc sensor, translating into MRALPICLLALMASGCSMISRSPVEPVKSTAAPAKVEPAKPQAPRPAPVRIYTNAEDLVGKPFRDLGEVSGESCQASNQDSPPNIPTARKRMQINASKMKANAVLLHSCEVTSGTPGCYRQAVCVGSALKVSAK; encoded by the coding sequence ATGCGTGCTTTACCGATCTGTTTGCTGGCACTGATGGCGAGCGGCTGTTCAATGATAAGCAGATCCCCTGTTGAACCTGTCAAAAGCACGGCAGCGCCGGCAAAAGTCGAGCCTGCGAAACCGCAAGCGCCTCGCCCTGCCCCCGTCAGAATTTACACCAATGCGGAAGATCTGGTTGGCAAACCATTCCGTGATTTAGGGGAAGTGAGCGGCGAATCTTGCCAGGCCTCGAATCAGGACTCACCGCCGAATATTCCTACCGCACGCAAACGCATGCAGATTAACGCCTCCAAAATGAAAGCCAACGCCGTCTTACTGCACAGCTGCGAAGTAACCAGCGGTACCCCGGGTTGCTACCGCCAGGCCGTGTGCGTAGGTTCTGCGTTAAAAGTCTCTGCCAAATGA
- the metQ_1 gene encoding D-methionine-binding transport system MetQ precursor: MSFKLKTFAAVGALIGSLALVGCGQEEKDPNHIKVGVIVGAEQQVAEVAQKVAKEKYGLDVELVTFNDYVLPNEALNKGDIDANAFQHKPYLDQQIKDRGYKLVSVGNTFVYPIAGYSKKIKSLDELQEGAQIAVPNDPTNLGRSLLLLQKVGLIKLKDGVGLLPTVLDVTENPKKLKIVELEAPQLPRSLDDAQIALAVINTTYASQINLTPAKDGIFVEDKDSPYVNLIVSREDNKDAENVKKFVQAYQSDEVNDAANKTFNGGAVKGW, encoded by the coding sequence ATGTCTTTCAAATTAAAAACGTTCGCAGCAGTCGGTGCGTTAATTGGTTCTCTGGCGCTGGTTGGTTGTGGTCAGGAAGAAAAAGACCCTAACCATATTAAAGTGGGCGTGATTGTGGGTGCGGAACAGCAGGTCGCTGAAGTCGCCCAGAAAGTAGCCAAAGAGAAATACGGTCTGGATGTTGAACTGGTGACCTTCAACGACTATGTGTTGCCGAACGAAGCGCTGAACAAAGGCGATATCGATGCCAACGCCTTCCAGCACAAACCGTACCTCGATCAGCAGATTAAAGACCGTGGTTATAAGCTGGTTTCCGTGGGCAACACCTTCGTTTACCCCATCGCTGGCTACTCCAAAAAAATCAAATCGCTGGATGAACTGCAGGAAGGCGCGCAAATCGCTGTCCCGAACGATCCGACCAACCTGGGCCGTTCTCTGCTGCTGTTGCAGAAAGTGGGTCTGATCAAACTGAAAGACGGCGTGGGTCTGCTGCCGACCGTTCTCGATGTGACTGAAAACCCGAAAAAACTGAAAATTGTTGAGCTGGAAGCGCCGCAGCTGCCGCGTTCACTGGATGATGCGCAGATTGCTCTAGCAGTGATCAATACCACCTACGCCAGCCAGATCAACCTGACGCCGGCAAAAGACGGCATCTTCGTGGAAGACAAAGATTCCCCGTACGTAAACCTGATCGTGTCTCGTGAAGATAATAAAGACGCTGAAAACGTGAAGAAATTCGTGCAGGCTTACCAGTCTGACGAAGTGAACGACGCAGCGAACAAAACCTTCAACGGCGGTGCAGTTAAAGGCTGGTAA
- the metI gene encoding D-methionine transport system permease MetI: protein MSEAMMWLLVRGVWETLAMTFVSGFFGFVLGLPAGVLLYVTRPGQINENASVYRVLSALVNIFRSIPFIILLVWMIPFTRAIVGTSIGLQAAIVPLTVGAAPFIARMVENALLEIPSGLIEASRAMGATPMQIVRKVLLPEALPGLVNAATITLITLVGYSAMGGAVGAGGLGQIGYQYGYIGYNATVMNTVLVLLVVLVYLIQISGDRIVRAVTHK from the coding sequence GTGGTTGCTGGTTCGCGGCGTCTGGGAAACGCTGGCGATGACCTTTGTTTCCGGTTTCTTCGGTTTCGTGCTTGGCCTGCCGGCAGGCGTACTTTTATATGTCACCCGTCCGGGCCAGATTAATGAGAATGCCAGCGTTTATCGCGTGCTTTCTGCGCTGGTCAATATCTTCCGTTCCATTCCCTTCATTATCTTACTGGTATGGATGATCCCCTTTACCCGCGCCATCGTCGGTACGTCTATTGGCCTGCAAGCCGCCATTGTGCCGTTGACCGTCGGCGCTGCACCCTTTATTGCACGTATGGTGGAAAACGCGCTTCTGGAGATCCCGTCAGGTCTGATTGAAGCATCCCGCGCCATGGGCGCCACGCCAATGCAGATCGTTCGTAAAGTGTTACTACCCGAAGCGCTGCCAGGCCTGGTCAATGCCGCCACGATTACACTTATCACCCTGGTCGGTTACTCCGCTATGGGCGGCGCAGTAGGCGCAGGCGGCCTGGGGCAGATCGGTTATCAATACGGCTATATTGGTTATAACGCTACCGTAATGAATACAGTATTAGTATTACTGGTCGTTCTGGTGTATCTCATTCAAATCTCCGGCGATCGTATTGTCCGGGCTGTCACGCACAAGTAA